The sequence AAAATTCATCCTTTTCTTCCTCAGGATTGGCATACTGATTTTGAAAAACATCAAAGTCTTTAACTAACTCCTGCGCTTTCTCATAAAATTCCATACCACGACGGGTTAAGAAAGTCCCCGAACTCGTCCGACGAAAAATCTTAAAGCCTAGCTCTTTTTCCAAATCGCGCACAGAAATAGACAAACTCGGCTGACTAACATACATCTTTTCAGCAGCTTCACGGAAAGTACCACTATTGGCAATAGCAACAACATAGCGTAATTGTTGAATGTTCATCTTTTACCCCCAACTTCTCTATCTGTTCATTATACCATATTTTAGAAGTTTTCCACCTAGGAAAAATAATGTCGCTCACAAAATTCATCTACACTAGTAACAAAGAGTTATGGGTATCAAAACAAAAAAATAGGCTCTCCGAAAACTCGGAAAGCCTTATTTAATGCTACTTCTAGCTTCCTCGCCTTAAAATACCAAGGCTCGGGATAAAAAGGTTCACTGGACCTTTTTATTTTGCGATTGGGTAAACAGAAACTTGTTTCTTATCGCGACCTTTACGTTCAAAGCGTACTACGCCTTCAACTTTAGCGAACAAAGTATCGTCTCCACCACGTCCAACGTTTACACCTGGATAGATGTGTGTACCACGTTGACGGTAAAGGATTGATCCACCTGTTACAGTTTGTCCGTCAGCTGCTTTAGCTCCAAGACGTTTTGCTTGTGAATCACGTCCGTTTGATGTAGAACCTCCACCTTTTTTGTGGGCGAAAAGTTGCAAGTTGTTAAGAGTCATTTTTAACATAATGTTTTCCTCCGTGTTAGTTTTCTGTGATAACTCTGGTTTGGACGAACTCAGAAGAGTTCTCCGATAAATTTGCCATACCTAAGAAAAATGATTCAAAGAATAACTGGGTCATTTCTCTCTGGTGCGAAGGAAGATCCGCTGGTATTTCAACCTTTAGATAGCCACCTTCATCTTCGTTTAATTCTAAGATTGGTTCATAGCCTGCAAATTTCTCAATGGAATTGATAAAGTTAATGGCAAGCGTAGAAACCGATGCACACACGACATCTAAGCCGTATTCGCCACTTTCGGCGTGTCCAGTAATTTCCGCACTCCTCAGCTCGCCATCTTCGGCTCTCTCAAAGACTGCTTGTATCATGTGTTCTCCTTAAAATTAAGCGTTGATCGCGTTGATGACAACTTTTGTATATGGTTGACGGTGACCTTGTTTACGGTGGCTACCTTTTTTAGGTTTGTAC comes from Streptococcus oralis and encodes:
- a CDS encoding ribosomal-processing cysteine protease Prp; the encoded protein is MIQAVFERAEDGELRSAEITGHAESGEYGLDVVCASVSTLAINFINSIEKFAGYEPILELNEDEGGYLKVEIPADLPSHQREMTQLFFESFFLGMANLSENSSEFVQTRVITEN
- the rpmA gene encoding 50S ribosomal protein L27, whose product is MLKMTLNNLQLFAHKKGGGSTSNGRDSQAKRLGAKAADGQTVTGGSILYRQRGTHIYPGVNVGRGGDDTLFAKVEGVVRFERKGRDKKQVSVYPIAK